CCCATAGAGTGGAACCTGCAATCTAGGTCttggcctgttctcatctgtcacccatacctgcctctgcccttctggactgcatgctgccacctgataCAAAGATTCCCTCAGACATGACGGTGGACAAGCTgttgctctccctcatctcagctccagcccttcacactgacctcttccttcttgattcccatctatcctcctgatcatccagaagctccaaattcaagagggcatgagtagttaatggtattggaccagtgtctgctccccacccaggtgtaagcaccaggggacacccctgctcccaggcttaccaggaccttcttggccatctttggactttgtgtttctaagtggacatgaattaagcaggtgtctcccacctggaaaagcggcctggaggacttgcaggttgattctgagaactgtgggggatggaacatcagcaaacccagaaacagaaagctaccccagcctgtcagttggctctatgggcttctagcacatatgtccaggtgctgaggcttcttatttccccaggtgggagtggaatggcagcacaagtacagcttgaataaggtaggtgtttacctcctttctcttgaactcggggcgtttcctcacgatgaaatattttatccgCGGATTCATGGACTGATACAtgagtgagtggtcagggaccttgatttctgcagagcaaagtggagagaattgttaaaTGGCACTCAAGGATTTcaccacaaaacacacacaacccctgagagtctccacCAGGGCGAggctgcaccagaattgagagccctccaatccagctacagtgccaccaaagactccctcagtgattcatccctggagaagatgatgtacaaaattctaaaccaaaagagcacctggcaatggaaacagcaccttgggcccagaacttctcagtgcaggttggatctgccaaagggacactgctaggctctgcatcaggattggcaaaggctcctgtgcttaggcctttctccccagggcagccatgctcacacattggcattcagggaagcgttggatggtgggcaAATttatccccttgccctggatgaatccactcatggatgactacacggaggggaggtggtatccatcagaggtctgttgggcatggacatgggaggacttcagcagggtggtgccctggagaactctattgttttctaggttcgctctccttccccttgtttctcatcatgagctgtctgcttggtacttgtattctggttcttgttctacttctggctcttctttctgtcctgcatcttcttgtagttctttctgggtcttttcttgttcttacatggttccttcttgttcttcttcttgtgtatctccctccacccttccttctgttcacttccttctctttcttcttcttcctcctactcttcatcgtgtgatcctctccccactcagttgtgtcctctttctcctcctccttctccttctatctctggcaatggtggggtttcctgaggagttcaaatctatcacactcttctgcccagatgcagcctctgttcagtagtccaagatgaaatcagttctcaatcaatggccaggagtgaaaccaagaccaaagacaagtgacttcctttctttgtcattgtcacagtcaggaaagacttccTAACAGACACCgtattctggataggcttctacctgtggaagtctgcacctcatctggaccaggattgctaaaatagattccacctccataaagcttccccaataAAAACAAGGTTttcaaaatctaggagagggccagcatcactgccaccctcctgccataaggcatagatgccatcacacctagtgggttccaggccccccgtagtcctcccttttgacatctgttacacacaaacctcccctggtctggagcctgctctcaactgatgcttgggttgaaagtctgtttctgaaatcatcttCATAGATTCTCAGTTTGGTAATTCCttattgactggcttatttttgtaccagggataaaaccagaggcacttaagcactgagaccattcccaggcctttttacttgggtacagggtctccctaagtttctgaggctgtttggaaatccccatcctcctgcactgcctcccaagtccctgagattcgcagacactgccccttgcccagctccttgcacctcagtcttcctcatgtgtgagacagaggcAACCCAAATGAGGTGGtgtgggaaaattggaaaactcacttacgtgcctgacagatggtgggttctattgtggacaggctgggatggtgaaGGCTAGGAGTGTCTGGctcacaagaaaagaaagagcactggaattgtggacagctcagcattgtggcctctgttcttcagagcccttctttgttgctggaaggaataataacctggccattctgatatcttcaggagatgggcacccaagCACAGAGGACTTGAaattgttccaaaaagaacccaaacaggctgtcccctagccttgacttcctcttcactgagtcctgttcccagttgctgcaatcctgacattcctgTGAGTAggcatatcctggccatggattgggacctgtgctgcttctgtccatagcaatgctgatccaatcaggacccatgttctcctcctcttcatttgaaggcatccttatcagtgagccataaagcaaactgatgatggattgagcctctctctgccttgccctcatggatattagcttcgcattgccagaccaggtccaggggagaacacatttagggaGGTTCAGCAACCCCCTTGGGCCTCATTGAGCACCTCCACATTGaacacgcccatcactgcacttggtctCCTGAACCAGGCCCACAACACTTTGGTATTTtgtggccaaggcccactttctcttggctgtgagttatcctgagcccacactggatcatgtctccccactgtctgattgtcctacttactctcattctcagaaatcattctcagcagctcaaagttgtccacatcctcctgctgcaacaaattttggtccaaggcccttcGGATGAGGCTCGTCACCGTATCCACacaggtcacctggatcagggtgggataaatgtcatcagagaatggcttttagaggagctacccagaagactgtggtcaaacattcaggagaaatctcagctacatatacaagggcacaatcttgttatcctgctacctgagtgtagcctccatataccccctgggttcttgcaacgtgctactagaacaatcctggtacaaatatctgcctgtacctgccatctcccctccccctggggagccacattccactcaggtcaaaggaccaaactgcctatgcacagacacactctcatctcactgagacgagagcaatgggccagggatctgcgcaccaagtgtgctctggggtgcaggctgcctttgtgggtggaagaggcagacacactgaaaattttggtcctgactgccactacacaaaacagactcagatacaagagggtgcacttgagtgcttcatgatagccttgagaggccctggcctctggaagctcggtgcgggtctggttgtaatgatgtacttgactcagcactggcagtcactgaacgtgtctcctctgcagctggacacctgcagcattagcgtgtctactgcacatccatagaaattctgccaagaaccacTTTAGCTCcgcatttacatacatgcaaaggctaacattccgaagctttggcatgaccccccaggtgatcccgaccccaaattcccacacctagtcatgctaaggaggttctcttccctgctacAAGGAACACATCCCTTCCTatacatgtgacaagtcactgccacctcctctgctccaatctcactcattgagaataccaagttctaggcattgcagcctgcaccctggacatatctctgacttcatctgtccacagaacttccgtctgcacttctggcctgcaaaacccacactacacacacccactcaccactggagctgggcatgctgaggctctccctcctcaggtcaagcccttaagatggacctctctcttctttatttcccaccacagccccggggttggctctgtctcctgccttccactgtgtggacacccaggaggcagccctactgtcgggcttaccaggatgcgctttgactctctcaggctctgtccctctaggaggacatAAACAAAGCggttgtcttccacctgctcgctggagtaaagcagtgaggagctgctactggtgacttttctcatgcaccactcattgctttgggtggcctggggcaatggtcctacagccactgcagagctgctgctcacagctgctgggtcctggatgccactgccacagaaggctccaagaactgtgggggatgacaacatcagcaaagcccagcacctgcaccccacccagcctggcagttggttctgtgggcattctacaacatccatccagaacctgaggttcttgtccccttggaggatgtggagtggcaccaggagtaaagagtgaagaaggtgactgtttacctcctttggcttgaccttcaacgacttgctggcatctgtttcccgaagaagaaagttataatgcACTCCTCCAATCAGGCCGTAATATACTTTCGCATCAGCAGGGACCCTCAGCTCtagagaggcaggggcagaggtgtggtaggtgacactcaaggaatacactacccaacatcccccacaactgagagcctctgccagctcaggtctaacacagacctgagagcccccgaatccagctactgttgcaccaaagactccccactgattcctccctgaggaccctctatgcacaggaggtccagtacaggaacacctttcaaggaaatagccccttgtaccccagactctcttagttcacgttggacccaacaaagagaaacagctagactttgtatctggattggtcaccAAAGACTTatgtgttgaaggttttctccccactgcagcaatgatcacaggtgggtttggggaaaagcatttgatggtgggtgcctccaccttgccagtggattcatccactcatacagggctacactaattggaggggtatggtttggaggtgtgttgagcatgggtggaggatgtccacagcagggctgtgccatccagagcaatatatttctcttgagttccccactactgcatttcctgctcatgagtataattctcattcacatttttaatcaatgtattgttatacttcttgttcaccTTGTGttcctccttcttgttcttgttcttcttcatctactcctcatgcttcttcttatagtcatcttgaacttcttattcatggtcttctccttcaacttattttcatttttctactcctcctcctccttctcctcctcctcctcctcctcctcctcctccttcttcttcttttctctctctctctctctctctctctctctctcttctctctctctctctctctctctctctctccctccctctctctctccaagaacagtctacaagctgtgaagggttctattctactacacacttctctctagaaatggcctctggtcctaagtggactcagtttgcaatgaattgaaagattggaagccagaaatgattcttcattgaactgcttttctcatgtactcatctaggtcaggaaaggctgccaaagtaggcaccctgtggttgtctgtcttctttgacacaagacaaagaagcctctcttcttggccccttgtggataatagctttgcaatgcctcctcaggccaaggaaagaacacgataggcaggtccacagcccctggggaacatgaagaacctgcagatttatgccccataattacactttgttttgtgcacaagtcccaccatactcttcctgggcattgggccaacgcacactgtgttttgtctcccagttatcgtgagcccactgtgactcactgctccctaccctctgatggttccacttactctgatggttccaGACAATATGCAGaagctcatagttttttggatccttctgctggagcaagtgtaCATCTAAGGCCTTGCGGATGACGACTGGAGTCCTGTCCTgggaggtcacctgagcagggttggagaaagctcatcagagaggaaATTTGgaagtagctacccagaggacagtgctcaaggacaatcaaagacaagagagctctcaacacaagggcaccatcttgataccctgctacctgaggccttcatgtgatcatgtgggggtcttcctatgagcctctagtccaatcttggtacaagagtttgcttcaacctgctatgccctacagggacaagagaataaggaccaaaaggctttgtacagacacattctagtcccatcaagatgggaggaatggtccagtggacttccatatccctgctctggtctgggatgcagctgcatttttgtgtggacaagacacaaaccctaggtgctttggtcttGACACCcaggcacaacacacactaggactctttaatgataggcatggaagctgctgggctcgagagtgtcagtgtttgctggggtgtcaggagttttggacccagcaggtgcagtggttcaacatggctcccctggaggtggacaccagagtctcatgatggatactccacacccaggaagatcctgcagagagacctgctaaatctctattcatatacatgcaaactaggacactaatgggcccctccaaggcccccagttctctgtgacccacacctacccaccctaatcattctacaatggctcccttcccttcaaccagcaacatatcccctcccacacacaagaaaatgactgccaactcctctgcttcaacctccaaggttcaatatactcctcctcaataccaagatcagtagaggatggcctgtaccctcgatatttctctgacctcctctgaacccagcactcactcttgcacttctgacctgcacacccccaaacacgcaggcccactcgcacccagacctggcatgctgctgctctcccgcctctctcttcctcactttctgctctccttcctggccttccagaagctccagttcaagaagacaggcctagtccaaagtgtttgctgtggactcggtcttccccactgtgggctcccaggagactccccttctcgaagactcaccaggatgctcctatactgtgttgtcctttcgttTTCCAGGTAGATGCGAATGacgcacctgcctctcatccgaTTGGTATATTTGGGCCATGGGGAGTActgagtggagacccctgatgtcctggaatccagctctgccccttccctgggagaaggctctggctctggggttggcttaggagccgtgacaggaactgagcttgtagctagaggagaaaagatgccaacatgactgccttgccctgaccttcccacagacagacaatacccctgctgccaggaagaactcaggcccttagcccacacaggacctcttttcAGACtagggtcacttcctgaatggacaaaggcttatcctaatttccaaCCCAaaaccaggcatacagactccctgcagtggaacAACAGTCgaacctttcctcatatacccttaggtactcaccacagtccacctggctctcaggctctgcctggcttgatatgccatcttcagTTGGGGCCAgcaggtggtgtgcttggtgctcCAGGTTAAAGCCACTCAGGAGGAGCCACACAtacagcagcagctgctgcagactcagagagcctggaggctgatgggaagcctcagTGTGgaagttcacccaggtccccaggaaagaagatgaggcactgtggggaggcaggtgtggagtcagcaaaaccctggccttgccttcgccatggcctccagagcaaacctctgaccctaccctCCTGAACCGTCCCTggttctgaacacaccagtccacctCAGGCAAGACACAGTGGCTGTtcaggcagggacaggacaggtcgctaggcaaagaaccttcaacgaAGGAGCGTTAGATTCATGgtatgaccagctctcccctcctctgggcaggcccGACACTCTACTTCCTCTTGGCTAcctgctctccaacctggaatgcaccttccgggagtgtctgtcctcctgcccactcttctcagggctcaagagatACCTCCTCCCCTGGCGAGGGCTGCAATGCTACCTCATTCTTtgtgagctctcactgagtccccctgagtagcggtggacctctcttttcccatgagtgcagaccacatctctgtggccctgagggaggacagggaggtgtaGAGTAGGGGATCCATTATCCCAGGGCCTTCCCCAGAggaccatgactacctacaactccctgccttacccctcctactgttgaagccccacaccttacactgcaggcagaaaacTGAATtagggagagcagtctttcctcagccttccaaagtcaaatcaccttgcaggtccctactctagaaacaggagcccaccctcttgaccccaagcccattccatgttgaagttggtccaagGGTCCACCATAGtaactgaagaggacaacgtgcagttatgccCCATGGaatcagggatgcagtcacatgtaggatatgtactcatggcacctgcggtttgaggctgacccccatgaaaggggacacaatggcagtcatttgcaccccatttttcactgaattatgaaacgtgactggaaacgtgtcttcacacagtgggtgctttctccatgttcatcagtgaatgagcccaaactgctgattcccacatatctctgggtgtgggagctgccatgtccaaagcccctgtccagctatgtcccagctaggacgctctgtcccactatggaaactaacatgtctttattaacccaaaagtgcttttcccaaggcccgagttttgagacgcctctggcacagatctacgttcttcacaaagccaacatcacaccagaaagaccacctggcctcgctgagtccacctgggaatgagctcagtgcacaccattgagctgtggtgctcactgtgtggggactgctccacggacctctgtggatcagctggagtcaggatggtttctctgcctgagaggggagttcactccccttgcaaggctgtggcaggcacctccaggactcgtcccatttggggctgacattccactatgagtgtggtcctctatctcattaggtatcacaaacctttgggtccctgagaggcaCATGGCAGCCACAAgacaggcatgagggggctacacacttgggcttggtggtctggtgcttaccttgggaacaaaagatccagcacctgctgggtggggatgaaatcccaggagattaaccccatgttgctgctgaaatgtaggtttctcccacaaatgacaggcaggagctcattcctaagctggtcctgcctgtaaggttcaaggctctgtaccctgaagggctcctccgtgttctcatcattttcaccctgggttgggaacaagaatggtgggttcaaaatggaaatggtgacaaacagaaaaatgacttgtgccaatacactagagtcaaagcacaatgggacagttcccatcagtacaaacacacacacacacacacacacacatacagagtcagaataggagtcctgggccattcatcagggatcagactagagggcctgctgggctcacctgccctgtgctacttactgttactcttgagctcctctgcgacaatctcCAGAGGCTCTGGcatctaagatgaagcctcacccagtgcatccacaaaagggctagttggcccccctgagattcctgggagcctgaggctcggcattgtttgcaaccacaggagaacatccttctcactccagtttctccaaccaaatgagctcggatggcttggtcagtgaagtgggtgcctggataccagggttccatgttctgtttgatccattgtcaaggcaatgatgtcatttcctgtgcccatacctgagcctcttttcacataagaccactttcaaaagccctatgggctgctgatttctcctccatgcctacccatctcaggtgcgcaggtgttcaccaacaactacccaaacatccccaccaaaatctgccctgcttggtgccactagagttccagcttggagccttcaaaaatgcattcacaaccagtccttccctctcagcagcttttggaccctggtcccattaATGTGCAACTCAtgctgtgcccagtcttttctggaaagtaggggagcatctaatctctagggtttattgtgtctattggcccataacaccctctattctcctgaaaccagagatgggactcacaggtggctaaagcacaaatgtagagatgggacaatcacaagaaggggagagacaaagaatgcaccccaactcaatcaggcctgtgtcccacacagggacgtggccaatgtccatcccatcgtggctgcagttccctctctacaccatggcaagttggaggggactgagatgcagaggctgctcccctctgccatacaacttcccaaggcttctcctaagatttcaaaagggccaagtgtgtctagtgttggggtctcacagagactccgaggtaccacagcatcctgctgcccagaaccggttcacccctcacctcaagggggctcagcctctggattcatgggaattgaagtgggtacaggtgatgggatatcacctccgaGACTGAGctatgccaagtccatgacccctgtctgcgtccctgtctccagcatcactcccctctctctctttcctcctcagagcaaacaaatctatttagcaagtgtgtcctgtgataaagacatgacagtcacccatcctctcattgcaaaaacactgaggctcagccaacatggatcctaccaggaacacaggcataaactcagagtccgatcctcccagccgagcctcagtggagcctggactcccagcctcctgagtcaaggaaacagaggtgcctagccgagccaccttggatgcagccgcacacaaactgaactcataaatgccccttgctctcagttgtgagtaagaggggaggtggtgtttcacaaccctggacatcaagtgcagtctccaggctttggggtgtgccctggcctctctctatctgcccaggccctccaaatcacactggccttttacccaacctcctcctagggccaaactcaatcctgcctctcaatttctgctgccttccccaacacactgctccccaaaATGAGCAGgactggctctctgttatcatgctggtgtcagcagcaatgccaccccactgacataattctgagtcccaacctaggcactccagctgtctttgccacacctggcctgtttgggctctggctcttgctcttttctttcatgtgcatg
This genomic interval from Ictidomys tridecemlineatus isolate mIctTri1 chromosome 9, mIctTri1.hap1, whole genome shotgun sequence contains the following:
- the LOC144366835 gene encoding uncharacterized protein LOC144366835 isoform X1; amino-acid sequence: MAQDSYSDSVCVCVCVCVFVLMGTVPLCFDSSVLAQVIFLFVTISILNPPFLFPTQGENDENTEEPFRVQSLEPYRQDQLRNELLPVICGRNLHFSSNMGLISWDFIPTQQVLDLLFPSASSSFLGTWVNFHTEASHQPPGSLSLQQLLLYVWLLLSGFNLEHQAHHLLAPTEDGISSQAEPESQVDCATSSVPVTAPKPTPEPEPSPREGAELDSRTSGVSTQYSPWPKYTNRMRGRCVIRIYLENERTTQYRSILVTSQDRTPVVIRKALDVHLLQQKDPKNYELLHIVWNHQKLRVPADAKVYYGLIGGVHYNFLLRETDASKSLKVKPKEVTCVDTVTSLIRRALDQNLLQQEDVDNFELLRMISENEKIKVPDHSLMYQSMNPRIKYFIVRKRPEFKRKEFSESTCKSSRPLFQVGDTCLIHVHLETQSPKMAKKVLVTCQDRAPVVIHRALELHLLTQEKPEDYELGQIISHHHKLRIPAQANVFYAKNPHIKPNFVLRKRSLSQKNDEWIQPQPPSHPTKKAAALLRMLAKPFCCCVPGQG
- the LOC144366835 gene encoding uncharacterized protein LOC144366835 isoform X2 codes for the protein MAYQARQSLRARWTVVTSQDRTPVVIRKALDVHLLQQKDPKNYELLHIVWNHQKLRVPADAKVYYGLIGGVHYNFLLRETDASKSLKVKPKEVTCVDTVTSLIRRALDQNLLQQEDVDNFELLRMISENEKIKVPDHSLMYQSMNPRIKYFIVRKRPEFKRKEFSESTCKSSRPLFQVGDTCLIHVHLETQSPKMAKKVLVTCQDRAPVVIHRALELHLLTQEKPEDYELGQIISHHHKLRIPAQANVFYAKNPHIKPNFVLRKRSLSQKNDEWIQPQPPSHPTKKAAALLRMLAKPFCCCVPGQG